A stretch of Gemmatimonas aurantiaca T-27 DNA encodes these proteins:
- a CDS encoding nucleotide exchange factor GrpE — protein sequence MTDPNATGADTPLDSILDAVNADASADSAATGTSTDTADDRQRELDESRDKYLRLAAEFENFRRRAVKERQEAGWRSQGDLVRGILDALDDLNRFANVDPATVDSKAVVEGVSLVEKKILKSLAGHGFEVIDPTGHPFNPTLHEAVTTTPAASAEEDDLVAACFQAGYVINGLVLRPARVVVKQWAGA from the coding sequence ATGACTGATCCCAACGCGACCGGGGCAGATACGCCCCTCGACTCCATCCTCGACGCGGTGAACGCCGATGCTTCGGCCGATTCAGCCGCGACAGGCACGTCCACGGACACGGCCGACGATCGCCAGCGCGAACTCGATGAATCGCGCGACAAGTACCTGCGCCTGGCGGCGGAATTCGAGAATTTCCGCCGACGCGCCGTGAAGGAGCGTCAGGAAGCAGGCTGGCGTTCTCAGGGCGATCTGGTGCGTGGTATTCTCGACGCTCTCGACGACCTGAATCGTTTTGCCAACGTCGACCCGGCCACCGTGGATTCCAAGGCGGTCGTGGAAGGCGTATCCCTGGTCGAAAAGAAGATCCTCAAGTCGCTGGCTGGCCATGGTTTCGAAGTGATCGATCCCACGGGGCACCCGTTCAATCCGACGCTGCACGAAGCCGTCACCACGACGCCGGCGGCATCAGCGGAAGAAGACGATCTGGTCGCTGCGTGTTTTCAGGCCGGCTATGTCATCAACGGTCTCGTGCTCCGTCCGGCGCGCGTGGTCGTCAAGCAGTGGGCCGGCGCCTGA
- a CDS encoding DnaJ C-terminal domain-containing protein has translation MANGTDYYAVLGVPSSAPADEIKKQYRRLAKQYHPDANQNDPKAADRFKEISEAYNVVGDAEKRKQYDDMRRLGAFGGVGGFNSGSARPSSRPSGFGGTGPGQGGPGTFNDFDVGGLGGLGDLFSSMFGAGARARNKGPERGQTVEQTVEIPFRVAATGGKVPVDIEVNEECAVCHGNGAAPGAQLKPCTECSGRGVISFGQGSFAVNRPCPVCVGRGSIPSERCPTCRGTGEARVRRKVLISVPSGAESGHKVRLRGQGGKGAAGGQAGDLVITFDVQSDRFYKRDGLDLIATVPINVAQATLGSRVSVRTLDGKKVAIRIPAGTSAGKRFKVSGQGIEKDGSKGDLLVEVTITVPGALNEAQEKAMRDFAEASGLKY, from the coding sequence ATGGCCAACGGCACTGACTACTACGCGGTTCTCGGGGTCCCATCGAGTGCGCCAGCCGATGAGATCAAGAAGCAGTACCGGCGACTCGCGAAGCAGTACCATCCAGACGCGAACCAGAACGATCCCAAGGCGGCCGATCGCTTCAAGGAAATCTCCGAGGCGTACAACGTCGTGGGAGATGCCGAGAAGCGAAAGCAGTACGATGACATGCGTCGTCTCGGCGCGTTTGGTGGCGTCGGCGGTTTCAATTCCGGCTCGGCGCGTCCGTCGTCCCGTCCGTCAGGGTTTGGTGGCACGGGGCCTGGCCAGGGTGGTCCGGGCACATTCAACGACTTCGATGTTGGTGGTCTGGGCGGACTCGGTGATCTGTTCTCGTCGATGTTTGGCGCCGGCGCCCGCGCCCGGAACAAGGGCCCCGAGCGCGGTCAGACCGTCGAGCAGACGGTGGAGATCCCGTTCCGCGTGGCGGCCACTGGCGGCAAGGTGCCAGTGGATATCGAGGTCAACGAAGAGTGCGCGGTGTGTCACGGCAACGGTGCGGCGCCTGGTGCGCAGCTCAAGCCGTGTACGGAGTGCAGTGGCCGCGGCGTCATCTCGTTCGGGCAGGGCAGCTTCGCGGTGAACCGGCCCTGTCCCGTGTGCGTGGGCCGTGGCAGCATCCCGAGCGAACGTTGTCCGACCTGCCGGGGTACGGGAGAAGCACGTGTGCGTCGCAAGGTGCTCATCAGCGTCCCGTCCGGTGCGGAATCGGGGCACAAGGTTCGTCTGCGTGGCCAAGGTGGCAAAGGCGCTGCCGGGGGCCAGGCCGGCGACCTGGTGATCACGTTCGACGTCCAGTCGGATCGCTTCTACAAGCGCGACGGGCTCGATCTCATTGCCACGGTCCCCATCAATGTGGCGCAGGCCACGTTGGGGTCCCGTGTGAGTGTGCGTACGCTCGATGGCAAGAAGGTGGCCATCCGCATTCCAGCCGGCACCTCGGCCGGAAAGCGGTTCAAGGTATCGGGGCAGGGGATCGAAAAGGACGGATCGAAGGGTGATCTGTTGGTCGAGGTCACGATCACTGTTCCCGGTGCGCTGAACGAAGCGCAGGAGAAGGCGATGCGCGATTTTGCCGAGGCGAGTGGCCTCAAGTACTGA